CTCTTTGCAAAGAAAAGCGGCCGGGAGCCGGTCCCGGCACCACCTGCTGCCGAGGATACCGTCCAGGATCCGATCTGCGGCGTCTATATCGCCAAGGAGGATGCCGTTGTCGGCACCCTCGAAGGCACGCGGCACTATTTCTGTTCAATGGACTGCCTGGAAAAATTCCGGGACAGGCTCGATCATACCCCATCATCCAACTCTGGAGGAACAGCATGAAGTTTTTCATCGACACCGCCGACGTCGCCGAAATCCGCGCCGCCCACGACCTGGGCCTGGTGGACGGCGTCACCACCAACCCGTCCCTGATCGCCAAATCCGGCCGCAAGTTCAAGGATGTGATCAAGGAGATCACCGCCATCGTGGATGGTCCCATCTCTGCCGAAGTGATCTCGCTTGACGCTGCCGGCATGGTGAAAGAGGCCAAGGAACTGGTCAAGATCCACAAGAACATCGTCATCAAGGTACCGATGACCACCGAAGGGCTCAAGGCCACCAAGCAGCTCACCAGCCTCAAGATTAAAACCAACGTCACCCTGATCTTCACCCCGATGCAGGCCCTGCTGGCGGCCAAGGCCGGCGCCACCTACGTCTCCCCCTTCGTGGGGCGGCTGGACGACATCTCCCAGGACGGCATGGGGATCATCGAGGAAATCCGCACCATCTTCGACAACTACGGCTACACCACGGAAATCATCGTGGCCAGCGTGCGCAACCCGATCCATGTGCTCAACTCCGCCCTGATCGGTGCCGACATCGCCACCATTCCCTACAGCGTCATGGTGCAACTGGCCAAGCATCCCCTGACCGACGCCGGTATCGCCAAATTCCTGGAAGACTGGGAGAAGGTCCCCAAATAGCGGCACCAGGTTCCACTGAAACAGCGACGGCCGGCAGATTCCATATCCGCCGGCCGTTTTTTCGTGCGTATGCCGTTCATCGCCGCCGTTTGCCGTGCCCTTTGCCGGCCTGCCGGAACTCCCAGGGGGGCTGGGGGTTGGACTGCCGCCAGAGCCCCAGCCGCCTGCGGCGGGCCTGCTCCTCCAGGCCGATATACCGGGAGGCGTAGGGGCCGTCCAGATAGTGACGGTAGGCCCAGGCCATCCCCTCGGCAACCATCTCGGCGTTAATGTCGCGCTGTCCCTGGCGCACCACTGCCACCGCCCGGCCGTACTGGTCCCGCTCCCGTACCTCCAGCAGCACCTCCCGCCCCAGCAGCTTGTACATCAGCACCCGCTTTGCCTGACTGCCGAAGGGCTGGGCCGCCCGGTCCGGCTTGCGGGTCTCCGGGGCATCGATGCCGTAGAGCCGCACCTTGAGCCGGCCGTCGCTGCGAGTCACCACCAGCACGGTGTCGCCGTCGTACACCTCCCGCACCATCCCCTGGATCGTCTGGCCCGCCGAAACCGGCAGCGGCAGCAGCACCAGCAACAGCAGCACCAGCAACAGCAGCACCAGCAACAGCAGCACCAGATATCTCATGCCAGCCCCCGCTCGTAGTTGAAAAGGGTCGTACCGCTCAAGGGCCGGTCACCCCGCCAGGCCGCCACGACGGCGTCCCGCTCCTGGGGCGCTGTTTCCGACAGATCAAGCAGAAAGGAGCTGCACCCCATGCGACGCAGCTCTGCCAGGTGACCGATGAGGGAGAAGGGGGTGGCGGCGGAGATCACGGTCATCCCCTGCTGCCCCCTGACGGTATAGAGCTCCCCCCGGTCCGACTGCACTGCCCCGCCACTTACCTCTTTCATCCTGATCCGCGTGGTCATCACCTCCACCGGGCCGTAGACCATGACCGTGCGGGAGAGCGGCAGATCGGCGGCCAAAAGCTCCGCCAGGTTGTCCCGGTCGTCCTCCAGGCAGAGGGTGGCCCGCTCCGCCCCCAGCTCCCGCCAGCAGTGCAGGGCCTGGGAGTTGAGTGAGAAGAGCCGGTAACCGATGGAAAGCCGCACCTCCGGCAGGGGGGCCAGCAGCGGCAGGTGGCCGTGGTTGGTGGCCTCGAACCGCCGAAAACCGTGGTC
The window above is part of the Trichlorobacter ammonificans genome. Proteins encoded here:
- a CDS encoding YHS domain-containing protein produces the protein MARLLVSLLFLYIGYRIVKALFAKKSGREPVPAPPAAEDTVQDPICGVYIAKEDAVVGTLEGTRHYFCSMDCLEKFRDRLDHTPSSNSGGTA
- a CDS encoding thermonuclease family protein; protein product: MRYLVLLLLVLLLLVLLLLVLLPLPVSAGQTIQGMVREVYDGDTVLVVTRSDGRLKVRLYGIDAPETRKPDRAAQPFGSQAKRVLMYKLLGREVLLEVRERDQYGRAVAVVRQGQRDINAEMVAEGMAWAYRHYLDGPYASRYIGLEEQARRRRLGLWRQSNPQPPWEFRQAGKGHGKRRR
- the fsa gene encoding fructose-6-phosphate aldolase; its protein translation is MKFFIDTADVAEIRAAHDLGLVDGVTTNPSLIAKSGRKFKDVIKEITAIVDGPISAEVISLDAAGMVKEAKELVKIHKNIVIKVPMTTEGLKATKQLTSLKIKTNVTLIFTPMQALLAAKAGATYVSPFVGRLDDISQDGMGIIEEIRTIFDNYGYTTEIIVASVRNPIHVLNSALIGADIATIPYSVMVQLAKHPLTDAGIAKFLEDWEKVPK